The Arabidopsis thaliana chromosome 5, partial sequence genomic interval atgtTATAGTTATACCTAAACATTTGCTTATTTTCAacttaaaaatgtatttattttataaaattcaacttttaaagtaaaaaaaaataaaactcaataTCTCTGATAGTGACGACACAGGGAGTATTAAAATCGAAAAACGTCAACAAAACCGGTGGAAAGTTGAATGGGTCGAAACCAAACGCATATAGCCATAAAAGCATTGTCTCCATTATAGATTCTCCATATCTGAGAATAAACAAACGATTGGATAAACCGATAAAGTACATAGAACTTCGATCTTTTTCACaataacccaaaaaaagagagaaagcaaaaaaaaaaactagagcGTTTCAATTAcaatggaggagaagagaaatggTCTGCGTGTGATTCTCTTCCCTCTTCCATTACAAGGTTGCATCAACCCTATGCTTCAGCTCGCCAACATCCTTCACGTAAGAGGCTTCTCCATTACCGTGATCCACACGCGCTTCAACGCGCCAAAAGCTTCAAGCCATCCTCTCTTCACTTTCTTACAGATTCCTGATGGTTTGTCTGAAACGGAGATTCAAGATGGTGTTATGTCTTTGCTCGCGCAAATCAACCTTAACGCTGAGTCTCCGTTTCGTGATTGCTTGCGTAAAGTGTTGCTGGAATCAAAAGAGTCAGAGAGGGTTACTTGTTTGATCGATGACTGTGGATGGCTCTTCACACAATCTGTTTCAGAGAGTTTGAAGCTTCCGAGGCTCGTTCTCTGTACTTTTAAAGCCACTTTCTTCAATGCTTATCCGAGTCTTCCACTTATCCGAACCAAGGGATATCTTCCAGTTTCAGGTAATTAATGCTTCATGAAATGCTTATTTTTAATGGTCAAATTGCTATATAGGAAAAAGTTATCTAACTTGGGTAGGAAATTCGTATTTTTGTAAACATATTTGCATACTGTGACTACAAATGCTCTTCGCACTCTCACCTATGATGATGTCAGTCtattaaaaggaaaatgtgTCATCCAATAAAAATAAGGAAAGTAAAATTTTTGCATTTGACCAAAATggtatatttgtatttattcataattgtgttgtttttttaaaaaaatggcGTCATCTCTACTAATAAAATAGCATGGCATGTCAATGAATATTGgtctaacaaataaaaagttaaagttGTTCACGTAACTAAGGAAAAGAGTAGGATATTTAGGTTATTTACTATGGACACTCTATTTTGAATTCTGGTTATCAAGTTTATAAGATTGTTTTGAGCCTTTGTGTCTTAGAATCGGAAGCAGAGGACTCTGTTCCTGAGTTCCCGCCGCTTCAAAAGAGAGATCTTTCAAAGGTTTTCGGGGAGTTCGGAGAGAAACTCGATCCGTTCTTACATGCTGTAGTCGAAACGACAATAAGATCTTCAGGGTTAATATACATGTCCTGCGAAGAGCTTGAGAAAGATTCGTTGACTCTTTCTAACGAAATTTTTAAAGTTCCGGTTTTTGCAATTGGTCCGTTTCACAGCTACTTCTCTGCTTCGTCAAGCAGCTTGTTCACACAAGACGAGACTTGCATTCTGTGGTTAGATGATCAAGAAGATAAATCTGTGATCTACGTTAGTCTAGGAAGCGTTGTGAACATAACGGAAACAGAGTTCTTGGAGATTGCGTGTGGTTTAAGCAATAGCAAACAGCCTTTCTTGTGGGTAGTACGACCCGGTTCAGTACTCGGCGCGAAATGGATCGAACCGCTCTCTGAAGGGCTGGTTAGTAGCCTtgaagagaaaggaaagatTGTGAAATGGGCACCACAACAGGAGGTTCTTGCGCATCGTGCCACAGGAGGGTTTTTGACACACAATGGTTGGAACTCAACGCTAGAGAGTATATGCGAAGGGGTTCCTATGATCTGCCTACCAGGAGGTTGGGATCAAATGCTGAATTCAAGATTTGTTAGCGATATTTGGAAGATTGGAATTCACTTGGAAGGTCGGATTGAAAAAAAGGAGATTGAGAAAGCTGTGAGGGTGTTAATGGAGGAAAGTGAAGGAAATAAGATTCGTGAGAGAATGAAAGTTCTGAAAGATGAGGTCGAGAAATCGGTCAAACAAGGAGGCTCATCTTTTCAATCTATTGAGACTCTAGCTAATCATATACTATTGTTGTAAGTTGGGAATATTTGCTAAAGATACCTCAACGTTTCTATAaattgcaaaaagaaaagcacTTGATTATATTGTCTGTTGtctaaaacaaaccaaacattcaaaaaagcTCATTGCTATTTTATTACTGAATCAAAAACTTGAGTGGTTTCACTTGTCatcaccaaaaaagaaaaaaaaacatttcgtGTCATAGTCAAGTACACTTGTCACTGCCTTAGCAATGTAGGCCAGTGGTTGTCTTATTGAATAGACTCCATTCTCCAAAAtcattgttttgctttctgcagataagaaaagaaaaaattgcaaagagaggaagaacaaagaaacttGAATGGAGAAGAGAAACGAGAGACAAGTGATTCTTTTTCCTCTACCATTACAAGGTTGCATAAACCCTATGCTTCAGCTAGCAAAGATCCTTTACTCAAGAGGTTTTTCGATCACCATCATCCACACGCGCTTCAACGCGCCCAAATCTTCAGACCATCCTCTCTTCACTTTCTTACAAATCCGCGACGGCTTGTCTGAATCTCAGACTCAATCTCGTGATCTTTTGCTTCAACTCACGCTTCTCAACAACAATTGTCAGATCCCATTTCGAGAGTGTTTGGCTAAACTCATTAAACCTAGTTCAGATTCAGGAACAGAGGATAGGAAAATTAGCTGTGTGATCGATGATTCCGGTTGGGTTTTCACACAATCCGTGGCGGAGAGTTTTAATCTTCCTCGATTTGTCCTCTGTGCTTATaagttctctttctttctcggACATTTTCTTGTTCCTCAGATTCGTCGTGAAGGGTTTCTTCCAGTACCAGGTACGGCTTTGACTCATAGTAGGTCATTGTTCTTATTGTTAATTGAGTCATCAAAGACACAATTGGTCCGTATTTCTTGAACTTTCTAGGTTTGTTTCAGATTCGGAGGCAGATGATCTAGTTCCTGAGTTTCCACCGCTTCGAAAGAAAGATCTTTCGAGAATTATGGGAACCAGCGCTCAGAGTAAGCCTCTAGATGCTTACTTGCTTAAGATACTCGACGCGACGAAGCCAGCTTCAGGGATTATAGTTATGTCCTGCAAAGAGCTTGACCATGATTCACTTGCTGAGTCCAACAAAGTTTTCAGCATTCCGATATTTCCCATTGGCCCTTTTCACATTCATGACGTCCCAGCCTCGTCTAGCAGCTTGTTAGAACCGGACCAGAGTTGCATTCCATGGTTAGATATGCGTGAAACGAGATCAGTAGTCTACGTGAGCTTAGGGAGCATTGCGAGTCTTAACGAGTCTGACTTCTTGGAGATTGCTTGTGGACTAAGAAACACCAACCAATCCTTCTTGTGGGTTGTCCGGCCTGGTTCAGTCCATGGCAGAGATTGGATCGAATCATTACCTTCAGGGTTCATGGAAAGTCTCGATGGTAAAGGAAAGATAGTGAGATGGGCACCGCAGCTAGACGTTCTTGCGCATAGAGCCACGGGAGGGTTTTTGACTCATAATGGATGGAACTCGACATTAGAGAGTATATGCGAAGGAGTACCTATGATCTGCTTGCCTTGTAAGTGGGACCAATTTGTAAACGCGAGATTCATAAGCGAAGTTTGGAGGGTTGGGATTCACTTGGAAGGTCGGATAGAGCGAAGAGAAATCGAGAGAGCTGTTATAAGACTAATGGTTGAGTCGAAAGGAGAAGAGATTCGAGGTAGAATCAAAGTCTTGCGAGACGAAGTAAGAAGGTCAGTTAAACAAGGAGGTTCGTCATATCGATCTTTAGATGAGTTGGTTGATCGTATATCAATCATCATCGAGCCACTAGTGCCTACGTGACACATGAAATGGGATTCTCTATACGAAACTCTTGTCAATTGATTATAGAACAAAGTGGATTCATTTGTTTGCATTTGCGTGACTAACTGCTGTGAGTTAATATAatcatttatcttttttcataaagatttttaaaaagaattatttcaaaaaaatcttttttacaaacactcatacgggTCCACGTTTACAGACACGctcctttttaatttataatcaacCTACACGTACAACGGATCTGGTCTTCCCTcagattaaataaaaaatacacaaatctGATCTTTTCTATATAGACTATAGTATTTATCACATTGAGAAACGTAGAATATTGTCTTCACTCTAACAAGCAGTGATAATATAAAGATTTCTTacgttattatatatacatatatacctTGACTGAATTTATAGAATCTTTGCATAATTGgattggaaaaagaaaaaaaaacagaaagaagaagaaaggttcaATGGAGAAGAGTAATGGCCTGCGAGTGATTCTGTTTCCACTTCCATTACAAGGCTGCATCAACCCTATGATTCAGCTCGCCAAGATCCTCCACTCAAGAGGTTTTTCAATCACTGTGATCCACACTTGCTTCAACGCGCCAAAAGCTTCAAGCCATCCACTCTTCACCTTCATACAGATCCAAGATGGCTTGTCTGAAACAGAGACAAGAACTCGCGACGTCAAACTTCTCATAACACTTCTCAACCAAAATTGCGAGTCTCCGGTTCGTGAATGTTTGCGTAAACTGTTGCAATCTGCCAaggaagagaaacagaggattagCTGTTTGATCAATGATTCTGGTTGGATCTTCACTCAACACTTAGCCAAGAGTTTGAATCTCATGAGATTGGCCTTTAATACCTATAAGATCTCCTTCTTTCGAAGCCATTTTGTTCTTCCTCAGCTCCGGCGTGAAATGTTTCTTCCATTACAAGGTAATTATTCACTTTACCATCTTATATGATCTATCAATATTTTACTCTAATATTGACTTTCTTGgtccaattttcttttaaaatattttaaaatagcCTTTTTTGCGAAGTACATTAACACTGGCAATGCATATGAAAACATCTAACTACTACCTCCACTTCTAAGGTTGGTTTTATCGGTCATTAtagatgtttttcttttttttggcaaatgtCAAGATTGGGTgttttaaattgtaaaaatacccaattttctatatatttcgAGGTTTAATCTATGTTTCGGTCCATAATCTACTCAGTTACAaaaaggtcattgtttagcAAAACTAGCATTTTTGGTTCTATTAGGGTAGTACAAGTCTTTTAGAGACActaattaaagattttatagagataaattaaaattctttGGTCCCAAAATATAcagtcttaaaaaaaaagtattttcgTGGTGAATTAATGCTGATATCCCgaaattatgttttgattgtATCCCAATTGCTTTACAGATTCAGAACAAGATGATCCAGTTGAGAAGTTTCCACCGCttagaaagaaagatcttTTACGGATTCTTGAAGCAGATTCGGTGCAGGGAGACTCGTACTCGGATATGATTTTGGAAAAGACAAAGGCGTCTTCAGGTCTTATATTCATGTCCTGTGAAGAGTTGGACCAAGACTCACTGAGTCAATCACGTGAAGATTTTAAGGTTCCGATATTTGCGATAGGACCTTCTCATAGCCATTTTCCTGCTTCTTCTAGTAGCTTGTTCACACCGGACGAGACTTGCATCCCATGGTTAGACAGACAAGAAGACAAATCCGTAATATACGTGAGTATTGGGAGCCTCGTGACCATCAACGAAACAGAGCTAATGGAGATTGCTTGGGGTCTAAGTAACAGCGACCAACCATTTTTATGGGTCGTCCGGGTTGGTTCAGTCAATGGCACGGAATGGATTGAAGCAATCCCGGAATATTTCATCAAAAGGCTTAATGAGAAGGGAAAGATAGTGAAATGGGCTCCACAACAAGAGGTTCTAAAGCATCGAGCTATTGGAGGTTTCTTGACACATAATGGTTGGAACTCGACGGTTGAGAGTGTTTGTGAAGGCGTCCCTATGATCTGTTTGCCTTTTCGTTGGGACCAATTGTTAAATGCAAGATTTGTTAGTGATGTATGGATGGTTGGGATACATCTCGAGGGTCGGATTGAGAGGGATGAGATCGAGAGAGCGATAAGGAGATTATTGTTGGAAACTGAAGGAGAAGCCATCCGAGAGAGGATACAACTTCTTAAGGAAAAAGTAGGAAGATCAGTTAAACAAAACGGTTCGGCATATCAATCtctacaaaatttgattaattatatatcatcttTCTAGCCATGCATATGACatgttgtttctttgtgttttaagtttttcaaCCGATAAATTGTTTGTGTATCagaaatttcttcttttgtgtgttttgcatTGTTGgaataaatttttcttcttaagttGGAATACACATATACTTACCACTATATTATCAGGCCACGTTTTCAGCAACTTTTTACTATTATCCTGCAACCTACTAGTCCAACGGATCTTGGAAAGAAGcttaaaaagagaaaggttcaatggagaagagaaagcacCATATTGTGAACAGAAGAAGGAATAACAAGaatataaacacaaacactCTTGTGACATGGGCACCACAACAGGAGGTTCTTAAAAAGTTGGTTGTTTGCTAGATGTTGAAAAAGTTTAACCATGAAAGGAAGAACAGAGCACAATAATCACTCATTTGTCCATGAACTTGAGCAATAATTATTAATCGAATAGAGAGACATGGTCGAAAGAACTGAAGTATCTAAGTTTGATGCGACTTTACAGAGCAAGATACATGATTTTTCATAACTGTTATATTATTGATAGTAGTAGACGCCCTATCTTTGGGTTGAAAACTTGAGTTTCCTTAGCAGcttttgtgatattttgaatcatttttatGGGATATGTTtgagttattttgtttttacgaTATGGTATTGGTAATACATACTAGTTACTACATAGTCGTAGACTTTCATGTTTATTTACAAATGGATACaggtttaaaaacatttacttGCGACTATTTGATACACGTTAGTTACCTGTTAAACCAgattaaataaaactaaaccaCTTGCACTTGTTAATTGTTAGTGCTTCGTTAGTTGTAAAGCTGAGTAATTTTGTTTCCActcgagagagagaaaatggatcttatcttcttttttttttttatcatcacaTCGATCGAGAAGCGTAGAGTTAGGGCCTAGGGGTCCACTCTCATATTAATAACATAAATGATTTCTTGTGTGATATAGCTTCACTGATTTATCAGATCTTTTTGCATTTGGGTCgacaaacaagaaagaagaagaaagcttcaaTGGAGAAGAGTAATGGCCTTCGAGTGATTCTGTTTCCACTTCCATTACAAGGCTGCATCAACCCCATGATTCAGCTCGCCAAGATCCTCCACTCAAGAGGTTTCTCCATCACTGTGATCCACACGTGCTTCAACGCGCCAAAAGCTTCAAGCCATCCTCTCTTCACCTTCTTAGAGATCCCAGATGGCTTGTccgaaacagagaaaagaacTAACAATACCAAACTTCTCCTAACGCTTCTCAACCGGAACTGTGAGTCTCCGTTTCGTGAATGTTTGAGTAAACTGTTGCAGTCTGCAGATTCAGAAACAGGggaagagaaacagaggattagCTGTTTGATCGCTGATTCTGGATGGATGTTCACACAACCCATTGCTCAGAGTTTGAAACTCCCAATATTGGTCCTCAGTGTGTTTACAGTCTCCTTCTTTCGCTGCCAATTTGTTCTTCCTAAGCTTCGGCGTGAAGTGTATCTTCCACTTCAAGGTATTGttatttcttacatttttcGTATAGACCAAGCAACTCGTTAAcctaaaaacatatatctaaattttctCACAGATTCAGAACAGGAGGATCTAGTTCAAGAGTTTCCGCCGCTTCGAAAGAAGGATATTGTACGTATTCTTGATGTAGAAACAGATATACTAGATCCATTCTTGGACAAAGTTCTACAAATGACAAAGGCGTCTTCAGGTCTTATATTCATGTCATGTGAAGAGTTGGACCACGACTCAGTGAGTCAGGCACGTGAAGATTTCAAAATTCCTATCTTTGGGATTGGACCATCTCACAGCCACTTTCCAGCTACCTCTAGTAGCTTGTCCACACCCGACGAGACTTGCATTCCATGGTTAgacaaacaagaagacaaatcCGTGATTTACGTCAGTTACGGGAGCATCGTGACCATCAGCGAATCAGATTTAATAGAGATTGCTTGGGGTCTAAGAAACAGCGACCAACCCTTCTTGTTGGTCGTACGGGTTGGTTCAGTCCGTGGCAGAGAATGGATCGAGACAATCCCGGAAGAGATCATGGAAAAGCTTAATGAGAAGGGAAAGATAGTGAAATGGGCTCCGCAACAAGACGTTCTAAAGCATCGAGCCATTGGGGGATTCCTGACACATAATGGTTGGAGCTCGACTGTTGAGAGTGTTTGTGAAGCAGTCCCTATGATCTGTTTGCCTTTTCGTTGGGACCAAATGCTAAATGCAAGATTTGTTAGCGATGTATGGATGGTCGGGATAAACCTAGAGGATCGGGTTGAAAGGAATGAGATCGAGGGAGCGATAAGGAGATTATTGGTGGAACCTGAAGGAGAAGCCATCCGAGAGAGGATAGAACATCTTAAGGAGAAAGTAGGACGATCGTTTCAACAAAACGGTTCCGCATATCAATcgttacaaaatttgattgattataTATCATCTTTTTAGCCACTGACatgttgtttctttgtgttttaagtttttcaaCCGATAAATTGTTTGTGTATCAGAAATTTCTtcctttgtgtgttttgtattGTTAGAATAAAATTTTCTTCGTAAGTTggaatttacatatatacttacCACTTAATTATCAGCCACGTTTTCAGCAACtttttactattattttgCAACCTACTAATACAAACGCATCTTGTCTTTTTATGTCCCTTAACtaatgaaaatcaaatataaattagaCCACTAGTTACATGCCCTAGAGGGAAAACGAATCTGGTCTTTCTTTATTAGCACATCATGAAGAGTATAGTTTTGTCTCACTCTCGAGTAATAAAGAATGCGAAGTGCTAATAAAGAAAGACCAGATTCGGAAATTTctttatgttatatatagatgtttGTTATCAAAAGGGAAAGAATTACACCATTCACTGAAATATCAGGAGATTTACATTTGGAAAGAAGGTCAAAAGGAGAAAGCTTCAATGGATAAGAGTAATGGCCTACGAGTGATTCTGTTTCCACTTCCATTACAAGGATGCATCAACCCCATGATTCAGCTAGCGAAGATCCTCCACTCAAGAGGTTTCTCCATCACTGTGATCCACACGCGCTTCAATGCGCCAAAAGCTTCAAACCACCCTCTGTTCACCTTCTTACAGATCCCAGATGGCTTGTCTGAAACAGAGACAAGAACTCACGATATCACACTTCTCCTAACGCTTCTCAACCGAAGCTGTGAGTCTCCATTTCGTGAATGTTTGACTAAACTTTTGCAGTCTGCAGATTCAGAAACAGGggaagagaaacagaggattagCTGTTTGATCGATGATTCTGGATGGATATTCACACAGCCCGTTGCTCAGAGTTTCAATCTCCCGAGATTGGTCCTTAACACCTACAAAGTCTCCTTCTTTCGGGACCATTTTGTTCTTCCTCAACTCCGTCGTGAAATGTATCTTCCATTACAAGGTATTATTTACTTCTCACTTTACCAAAAGCTTTCTTATATGATTACCAACATTTCCCTATATTGTTGAGTGTTGACCTTTTTGATCCGATCTTCTTTTGATAAATCtgaaaataacattatttGTTAAGTATTATTACAGGCAAGTTCATACGAATACCTCAACTTTTGGCCTTTTCTTGGTCATTACTCATTAGAAATCTTATATagcaaaaatatcatttttctataaatttcgAAGATTACTTTGAGTCTCGGTCTATAGTATACTTCGACTACCAAAAAAccatatgaaaatataatccATCAACATTTGTTGTTCACATATGAATTTACattaataattttggtttcatttgtGAATACAAGTCTTTTTCATTTgctaataacaaaaaatgcACATGTAAGTATAGAATCTTTTGGcaataatatataagatttttctagattaacaaatttattttcgtGGTGTTAGTTCCaatcaagaaaattttgattttatctcAATTGTTTTACAGATTCAGAACAAGGTGATGATCCAGTTGAGGAGTTTCCACCCCTTCGAAAGAAAGATCTTTTACAAATTCTTGATCAAGAATCGGAGCAACTAGACTCGTACTCCAATATGATTTTGGAAACAACAAAAGCGTCTTCAGGTCTTATATTTGTATCCACATGTGAAGAGTTGGACCAAGACTCACTGAGTCAAGCACGTGAAGATTATCAAGTCCCAATCTTTACGATAGGACCTTCTCATAGCTACTTCCCAGGCTCATCTAGTAGCTTGTTCACAGTGGACGAGACTTGCATTCCATGGTTAGACAAGCAAGAAGACAAATCCGTGATTTACGTGAGTTTTGGGAGCATCTCGACCATTGGCGAAGCAGAATTCATGGAGATTGCTTGGGCTCTAAGAAACAGCGACCAACCGTTCTTGTGGGTCGTACGGGGTGGTTCGGTAGTCCATGGTGCAGAATGGATCGAACAGCTTCATGAGAAAGGAAAGATAGTGAATTGGGCCCCACAACAAGAGGTTCTAAAGCATCAAGCCATTGGAGGATTCTTGACACACAATGGTTGGAACTCGACGGTTGAGAGTGTTTTTGAAGGCGTCCCTATGATATGTATGCCTTTTGTATGGGACCAATTGCTTAATGCAAGATTTGTTAGTGATGTATGGATGGTTGGGCTGCATCTAGAGGGTCGGATTGAGAGGAATGTGATTGAGGGAATGATAAGAAGATTATTTTCGGAAACTGAAGGAAAAGCGATCCGAGAGAGGATGGAAATTCTTAAGGAGAATGTAGGAAGATCCGTTAAACCAAAAGGTTCGGCGTATCGATCGTTACAACATTTGATTGATTATATAACATATTTCtagtgtttgtttctttttgtcctCATTTTTAAGTTGATCAATTGTTTGCGTGTATTCACGAAATTGTTCCTTTGTGTTTGGCATCGTTGGAATAAAagttgttgtttattttcgGGAATAAAACTTGATCTTAACTAACTTGAAAATATGCACATATATTGATGGACTATGGATCACAAAAAATTAtgcttttagggttttttatCAGACGGTTTTGGCTTTAGTATAATCCTAGTCATTGACACCTTAAACAATGACACACTCAAATGGATATGTGTATTTGAATACTTATCAAAGTCTTCCTCTTTTGGTGCAATTTAGTTTCCTATTTTCTTGCAACACACAAACTTACcgtaattaattagttaatggCTTAAtgcttataatatataaacctCACTAACATAGGATTTACTTATAGAtaccaaaaattattttgcacCATTTCTTTTGAGCTCACCCACTCCACTCACACAATCATGCGATCTTTTCCGCCGTCACCAGCTCCCGCATCTATCGAAAACAATACGCATCATCATCTACATGAAGACTTCACTCTTATGGTCATCGTCTTCGTTTTGTATGGCATTGTTGCCATAAGGTATGCAACCTTTAACGATGGTTGTCGTGGAACTAATCTTAGATTCCAGAGACCGCAACCACCTCTACCGTTACCACAACCTCAGCCGCCAATGTGTCCGCGGGAGATTGCGGCGATGATTAAAGACATAGTTGTGGACGTGGAATTATGTTGTCCGATATGTCTTGAGGATTTGAAGAAggttgataatgatgatgataaagtcGTGGTTTGTTTATCCAAGTGCAATCATAGTTTCCACATGAATTGCATATTCTCTTGGCTTAGAGAAAGTCAGGATTGTCCCATCTGTCGTAGCACTGTTTACAGAGGTGGAGTTACATTGATCAAATAATGCGTTATAAACGTTATCCTcgctagtttttttttgggtcataAAATTAACTTCCTATCTATTTCACTAT includes:
- the UGT76C2 gene encoding UDP-glucosyl transferase 76C2 (UDP-glucosyl transferase 76C2 (UGT76C2); FUNCTIONS IN: in 6 functions; INVOLVED IN: metabolic process; EXPRESSED IN: 17 plant structures; EXPRESSED DURING: 12 growth stages; CONTAINS InterPro DOMAIN/s: UDP-glucuronosyl/UDP-glucosyltransferase (InterPro:IPR002213); BEST Arabidopsis thaliana protein match is: UDP-Glycosyltransferase superfamily protein (TAIR:AT5G05880.1); Has 1807 Blast hits to 1807 proteins in 277 species: Archae - 0; Bacteria - 0; Metazoa - 736; Fungi - 347; Plants - 385; Viruses - 0; Other Eukaryotes - 339 (source: NCBI BLink).) translates to MEEKRNGLRVILFPLPLQGCINPMLQLANILHVRGFSITVIHTRFNAPKASSHPLFTFLQIPDGLSETEIQDGVMSLLAQINLNAESPFRDCLRKVLLESKESERVTCLIDDCGWLFTQSVSESLKLPRLVLCTFKATFFNAYPSLPLIRTKGYLPVSESEAEDSVPEFPPLQKRDLSKVFGEFGEKLDPFLHAVVETTIRSSGLIYMSCEELEKDSLTLSNEIFKVPVFAIGPFHSYFSASSSSLFTQDETCILWLDDQEDKSVIYVSLGSVVNITETEFLEIACGLSNSKQPFLWVVRPGSVLGAKWIEPLSEGLVSSLEEKGKIVKWAPQQEVLAHRATGGFLTHNGWNSTLESICEGVPMICLPGGWDQMLNSRFVSDIWKIGIHLEGRIEKKEIEKAVRVLMEESEGNKIRERMKVLKDEVEKSVKQGGSSFQSIETLANHILLL
- the UGT76C1 gene encoding UDP-glucosyl transferase 76C1 (UDP-glucosyl transferase 76C1 (UGT76C1); FUNCTIONS IN: in 6 functions; INVOLVED IN: metabolic process; LOCATED IN: cellular_component unknown; EXPRESSED IN: 17 plant structures; EXPRESSED DURING: 11 growth stages; CONTAINS InterPro DOMAIN/s: UDP-glucuronosyl/UDP-glucosyltransferase (InterPro:IPR002213); BEST Arabidopsis thaliana protein match is: UDP-Glycosyltransferase superfamily protein (TAIR:AT5G05880.1); Has 1807 Blast hits to 1807 proteins in 277 species: Archae - 0; Bacteria - 0; Metazoa - 736; Fungi - 347; Plants - 385; Viruses - 0; Other Eukaryotes - 339 (source: NCBI BLink).); the encoded protein is MEKRNERQVILFPLPLQGCINPMLQLAKILYSRGFSITIIHTRFNAPKSSDHPLFTFLQIRDGLSESQTQSRDLLLQLTLLNNNCQIPFRECLAKLIKPSSDSGTEDRKISCVIDDSGWVFTQSVAESFNLPRFVLCAYKFSFFLGHFLVPQIRREGFLPVPDSEADDLVPEFPPLRKKDLSRIMGTSAQSKPLDAYLLKILDATKPASGIIVMSCKELDHDSLAESNKVFSIPIFPIGPFHIHDVPASSSSLLEPDQSCIPWLDMRETRSVVYVSLGSIASLNESDFLEIACGLRNTNQSFLWVVRPGSVHGRDWIESLPSGFMESLDGKGKIVRWAPQLDVLAHRATGGFLTHNGWNSTLESICEGVPMICLPCKWDQFVNARFISEVWRVGIHLEGRIERREIERAVIRLMVESKGEEIRGRIKVLRDEVRRSVKQGGSSYRSLDELVDRISIIIEPLVPT
- a CDS encoding UDP-Glycosyltransferase superfamily protein (UDP-Glycosyltransferase superfamily protein; FUNCTIONS IN: UDP-glycosyltransferase activity, transferase activity, transferring glycosyl groups; INVOLVED IN: metabolic process; LOCATED IN: cellular_component unknown; EXPRESSED IN: root; CONTAINS InterPro DOMAIN/s: UDP-glucuronosyl/UDP-glucosyltransferase (InterPro:IPR002213); BEST Arabidopsis thaliana protein match is: UDP-Glycosyltransferase superfamily protein (TAIR:AT5G05900.1); Has 1807 Blast hits to 1807 proteins in 277 species: Archae - 0; Bacteria - 0; Metazoa - 736; Fungi - 347; Plants - 385; Viruses - 0; Other Eukaryotes - 339 (source: NCBI BLink).), encoding MEKSNGLRVILFPLPLQGCINPMIQLAKILHSRGFSITVIHTCFNAPKASSHPLFTFIQIQDGLSETETRTRDVKLLITLLNQNCESPVRECLRKLLQSAKEEKQRISCLINDSGWIFTQHLAKSLNLMRLAFNTYKISFFRSHFVLPQLRREMFLPLQDSEQDDPVEKFPPLRKKDLLRILEADSVQGDSYSDMILEKTKASSGLIFMSCEELDQDSLSQSREDFKVPIFAIGPSHSHFPASSSSLFTPDETCIPWLDRQEDKSVIYVSIGSLVTINETELMEIAWGLSNSDQPFLWVVRVGSVNGTEWIEAIPEYFIKRLNEKGKIVKWAPQQEVLKHRAIGGFLTHNGWNSTVESVCEGVPMICLPFRWDQLLNARFVSDVWMVGIHLEGRIERDEIERAIRRLLLETEGEAIRERIQLLKEKVGRSVKQNGSAYQSLQNLINYISSF